The Podospora pseudocomata strain CBS 415.72m chromosome 1 map unlocalized CBS415.72m_1, whole genome shotgun sequence genome has a segment encoding these proteins:
- the HOS3 gene encoding histone deacetylase (COG:B; EggNog:ENOG503NX84) — protein sequence MASPASLSELSSRPKRTSQPQVDLQQDRPASNKDGSKSPREGDLTQSLQHLTISTTSSPARQPRAPRPSPLKPTSSYDYPSESSPRRPSSAMRSPLSNSSSVRSPSRAGTPALLRKASTNSLRSVNGVTPLRRASSASILSPTPSRSARSPLRSMSPEFPEKPILTPQAVANAHFKAELDALHGPDWNRPAETVVILQDACYGHRFSRPKTSKAQLSTIVERPERVKACVLGVSAAYVRLGERHQDGDFPIAPEANPAQLPTIPFRIQKSDRRLPLTSQTVTNVHGTKWMEELKIMCETAESKLAVNGKELQRPDIDRGANTGAPQKLHEGDLYLCAETLEALEGALGGVCDAVDAVFRPQGPQRAFVAIRPPGHHCSGSYPSGFCWINNVHVGIMHAILSHGLTHAAIIDFDLHHGDGSQSIAWLHNARSAGLGKNAAWWKKTSIGYFSLHDINSYPCEMGDEDKVRNASICIDNAHGQSIWNVHLQPWKTEADFWALYESKYSILLDKTREYLRVQTEKLRAQGMNSRAAIFLSAGFDASEWESPGMQRHNVNVPTEFYARLTRDVVKIAAEEGTSVEGRVISVLEGGYSDRALCSGVLSHICGLAGDGPRAKQEVAPSGLGYEMGQKLGTVEAVKGNPPKEDRARQYDPSWWSVPELEALEAAISAPSVEIRKPRNFTPPTYSSPTQASAARAAVPPKNTRRSVSGFGVPNSHGHNYRAPTPPPPDVAWTTAALELSRLLIPSGRQTNSCTHEELGAEATRARRERQFALAQGAEDADPQTMPVDVPPPVIVERAPTRMSLRERKTRPTYLEDEDDDRKSRRKTVAGPAVLATEKKRPPPSRRLSTASTTVSTAVSETVDLAPPLPTAPIRAGSRLEHVRSDSVASVRTDASGINVRKTRAPAKKEPVPRAPRVSKKHVGAPAVAAPELPKSGGEGGDEVDKLAKDMKKIKITVVSKAVRDARERERNAQAKLAATDTISVTVPTEPNENKPLLSVQPPENQTVPTTPSDTESTFISSPPASAAENYPLPALSSPGHYQPSESPASPLYPASETFSNSAMSSVTPTFSSPVRGVSPHRTTSTPTPMDMFVHYHPDGPTPESNVQQQQQPLQWLPPNVATPVSAMAPMKRGDLPVFSSTGAIPFSPGPPQTPVSSPPPPVAGRVGTPAVKNSPVRNLIKKMENR from the coding sequence ATGGCGTCGCCGGCGTCGTTGTCTGAGTTGTCCTCTCGTCCAAAGAGGACCTCCCAACCTCAAGTTGACCTCCAGCAAGACAGGCCCGCAAGCAACAAAGATGGCTCAAAGAGTCCCAGAGAGGGCGACTTGACCCAGTCGCTCCAACACCTGACCATATCAACCACCTCATCGCCGGCAAGGCAGCCCCGCGCCCCTCGGCCTAGCCCCCTCAAGCCCACCTCCTCGTATGATTATCCTTCTGAGAGCTCCCCGCGTCGACCAAGCAGTGCCATGCGCAGTCCGCTgtccaactcttcctccGTCAGATCACCATCCAGGGCTGGCACTCCCGCCCTACTAAGAAAAGCCTCGACGAACTCGCTCCGCTCGGTCAACGGTGTAACGCCACTCCGCCGAGCAAGCTCCGCCAGCATCctctctccaaccccatcgaGGTCCGCCAGATCACCACTGAGAAGCATGTCGCCCGAATTTCCAGAGAAGCCCATCCTGACCCCGCAAGCCGTCGCGAATGCCCACTTCAAAGCCGAGCTAGATGCTCTCCATGGGCCGGACTGGAACCGCCCGGCCGAGACGGTTGTCATTCTTCAGGATGCCTGCTACGGTCACAGATTCTCGCGACCAAAAACCTCGAAAGCGCAGCTCAGCACCATTGTCGAACGACCAGAGAGGGTTAAGGCCTGTGTCCTGGGTGTATCGGCCGCATATGTCCGGCTGGGCGAACGACATCAGGATGGGGACTTTCCAATTGCCCCAGAGGCCAACCCGGCGCAGCTGCCCACAATACCTTTTCGAATACAGAAAAGCGACAGGCGACTTCCGCTAACCTCCCAGACGGTGACCAATGTCCACGGTACGAAATGGATGGAAGAGCTCAAGATCATGTGTGAGACGGCCGAATCGAAGCTGGCCGTCAACGGAAAAGAGCTCCAGCGACCAGATATCGACCGCGGGGCCAACACGGGCGCTCCTCAAAAGCTTCATGAGGGGGATCTATATCTCTGCGCAGAAACCTTGGAGGCTCTCGAGGGAGCATTGGGTGGTGTATGTGATGCGGTCGATGCCGTGTTTCGTCCCCAGGGGCCACAACGGGCCTTTGTTGCCATCCGACCGCCTGGTCACCATTGCTCTGGCTCCTATCCGTCAGGGTTCTGCTGGATAAACAATGTTCATGTCGGTATCATGCACGCCATCCTCAGCCACGGTCTGACCCACGCGGCGATCATCGATTTCGACCTTCATCACGGCGATGGCTCCCAGTCCATTGCCTGGCTACATAATGCGAGGTCCGCTGGGCTGGGTAAGAATGCAGCCTGGTGGAAGAAAACATCAATCGGGTACTTTAGTTTGCACGACATCAACTCTTACCCGTGCGAGATGGGCGATGAAGACAAGGTTAGGAACGCCAGCATATGCATCGACAACGCGCACGGCCAGAGTATCTGGAATGTTCATTTGCAGCCATGGAAGACGGAGGCCGACTTTTGGGCATTGTACGAGTCCAAATACTCGATTTTGCTAGACAAGACTCGGGAGTACTTGAGGGTCCAGACCGAGAAACTACGTGCTCAGGGGATGAATTCAAGAGCCGCCATCTTTTTGTCTGCCGGTTTTGACGCCAGCGAGTGGGAAAGCCCCGGCATGCAACGGCACAACGTCAATGTCCCGACTGAATTCTATGCCCGACTAACCAGAGACGTCGTTAAGATTGCTGCCGAAGAGGGCACAAGTGTGGAGGGGCGGGTTATCAGCGTTCTGGAAGGCGGTTACAGCGATCGGGCTTTGTGCTCGGGGGTACTGAGCCACATATGTGGTCTCGCTGGCGATGGTCCCCGCGCCAAGCAGGAGGTAGCTCCCTCTGGACTTGGTTACGAGATGGGCCAGAAGCTGGGCACAGTAGAGGCTGTGAAAGGAAACCCACCAAAAGAGGACCGAGCCCGTCAGTACGACCCATCGTGGTGGTCTGTTCCAGAGCTTGAAGCACTCGAAGCCGCCATCAGTGCCCCCTCGGTTGAGATCAGGAAGCCTCGAAATTTCACTCCGCCCACCTACTCTTCGCCAACACAAGCATCAGCAGCTAGAGCAGCTGTGCCTCCAAAGAATACTCGCCGCAGTGTGTCAGGTTTCGGCGTACCAAACAGCCACGGCCATAATTACAGGGCGCctacacctcctccacctgaCGTTGCGTGGACCACAGCAGCTCTCGAACTAAGCAGATTGCTGATCCCATCAGGACGACAGACAAACAGCTGCACTCATGAGGAGCTTGGCGCAGAGGCAACTCGAGCCCGGCGCGAACGTCAGTTTGCCTTGGCTCAAGGTGCAGAAGATGCAGATCCACAGACTATGCCGGTTGACGTTCCTCCTCCGGTGATTGTAGAACGAGCGCCCACCAGAATGTCGTTAAGAGAGCGTAAAACTAGGCCGACGTACTtggaagacgaggacgatgatcGCAAATCACGACGAAAAACAGTCGCCGGACCAGCAGTGCTTGCTacggagaagaaaagaccaCCCCCCAGTCGGCGACTTAGTACTGCGTCGACAACGGTGTCGACAGCGGTGTCGGAGACTGTGGACTTGGCACCGCCACTTCCTACAGCACCGATACGTGCCGGCTCGAGGTTGGAGCATGTTAGATCTGATTCTGTCGCAAGTGTTCGGACCGATGCTTCCGGAATCAATGTGAGAAAAACTCGGGCCCCAGCCAAGAAGGAGCCTGTCCCCAGAGCCCCAAGAGTTTCCAAGAAACATGTTGGTGCTCCCGCTGTGGCAGCACCCGAACTTCCAAAGTccggtggcgagggtggtgacgaaGTCGATAAGCTGGCGAAAGACATGAAGAAGATTAAGATCACTGTTGTGTCCAAGGCGGTGCGTGACGCTCGGGAACGGGAACGAAATGCGCAAGCCAAACTTGCCGCAACAGATACCATCTCTGTGACGGTGCCTACCGAGCCGAACGAAAAtaaacctctcctctcagTTCAACCACCGGAAAACCAGACggttcccaccaccccatccgaCACGGAGTCCACCTTTATCTCGAGCCCCCCTGCGTCAGCCGCAGAGAACTACCCTCTGCCTGCTTTATCATCACCAGGCCATTATCAACCTTCAGAATCGCCAGCATCTCCGCTTTACCCGGCTTCTGAAACCTTTTCCAACTCCGCTATGAGTTCTGTCACTCCCACCTTCTCGAGTCCCGTTCGTGGAGTTTCGCCCCACAGGACTAcctcaactccaaccccGATGGATATGTTCGTCCATTATCATCCTGATGGCCCTACCCCTGAGTCGAAtgttcaacagcaacagcaaccactGCAGTGGCTGCCTCCCAACGTGGCCACTCCCGTGTCGGCCATGGCCCCGATGAAGAGAGGAGATTTGCCCGTCTTTAGTAGCACCGGGGCAATTCCCTTTTCGCCGGGGCCACCTCAGACGCCCGtatcatcaccgcctccacccGTCGCTGGGAGGGTGGGAACGCCTGCTGTGAAAAACTCGCCGGTTAGGAATCTGATCAAAAAGATGGAGAACAGATAG
- a CDS encoding uncharacterized protein (EggNog:ENOG503P8K1): MMVRKYLPVIALVQPGVVTAILEQYVEVVHTIDVQALHVNNFPPPNMTVQAMALQAGVTACSVANLVVTSCASAGALATTAPLGEMFDCLCCFSGTALYPAYSSCASYIYNSVEGATSTFSAMSVIWDGCLSVSPICSNRPTTQRTTTVDASTTRDVVTVGPSSTPRACASFANIVRSCSSKIPNFTAISDRELAECMCYDPFGSYTTVAEDYASTCAAWATTGRSTDYSIFAAFTTFCDDYPPGGATIRGSGGGGNDNGDIILTSAGSRSLGGNGNIVDLIPTASPTEPPPNDEESNATPTPPPSPSGPSGAMSLRDARYGLLSWIMLALSAYMLC; this comes from the exons ATGATGGTTCGAAAATATCTCCCAGTCATTGCCCTGGTGCAGCCAGGTGTCGTCACTGCGATACTCGAGCAATATGTCGAGGTGGTCCACACCATCGATGTCCAGGCCCTACATGTCAACAattttccaccaccaaataTGACTGTCCAAGCAATGGCACTACAGGCAGGCGTCACGGCTTGCTCTGTTGCCAATCTTGTGGTCACATCATGTGCCAGCGCTGGTGCTCTCGCTACAACAGCTCCACTCGGGGAGATGTTTGACTGCTTATGCTGCTTCTCAGGCACGGCTCTCTACCCAGCATACTCGTCATGTGCATCATATATCTACAACTCAGTGGAGGGGGCCACTTCGACCTTTTCAG CAATGTCGGTCATCTGGGATGGTTGCCTTTCTGTTAGTCCCATCTGTTCCAACCGTCCAACGACCCAAAGGACGACCACGGTCgatgccagcaccacccgAGACGTAGTGACTGTTGGACCTTCATCCACCCCCAGAGCCTGCGCCTCCTTCGCCAATATTGTACGATCCTGCTCAAGCAAGATCCCCAACTTCACCGCTATCTCGGACAGAGAGCTGGCAGAGTGCATGTGCTACGACCCTTTCGGCTCATATACGACCGTCGCGGAGGACTACGCGAGCACCTGTGCTGCCTGGGCGACAACAGGCAGGTCGACTGATTACAGCA TCTTTGCAGCGTTCACTACATTCTGTGATGACTACCCACCTGGTGGAGCGACCATCAGGggaagcggcggcggcggcaatgATAATGgcgacatcatcctcacctcTGCAGGAAGCCGAAGCCTGGGGGGCAATGGCAATATTGTTGATCTCATCCCGACTGCCTCACCGACTGAACCTCCACCCAATGACGAAGAATCCAACGCAACCCCAACGCCTCCACCTTCGCCCTCTGGACCTTCCGGCGCCATGTCCTTGCGAGATGCAAGATATGGCCTGCTGAGCTGGATCATGCTGGCTTTGTCGGCATATATGCTCTGTTGA
- a CDS encoding uncharacterized protein (EggNog:ENOG503P5PR), with amino-acid sequence MAPDEFHLFPFLPAELRLQIWRLALSPRVVVLTQSFTSPTPPPTLLSVCHESRQESLRSLVLLPQINTYLHPGTDILYYPRPVSPLGYSTPSPPADICLELIAKVAVDYVSSEIRREWEVYNKYSFLKSFPNLKEGYLVINAQESSSSSSSSSGGGDRGNRAIELIDPRGDKEEIMGIMERVRESFCYELPAPSPVEEDGEGEKVEREEVEEEEKEKWVDGRIEYNGLELVPKAMVWGGCAGGVVGVCG; translated from the coding sequence ATGGCCCCCGATGAATTtcacctcttccccttccttccaGCCGAACTCCGCCTCCAAATCTGGCGCCTCGCCCTTTCCCCTCGCGTCGTCGTCCTCACCCAgtccttcacctccccaactcccccacccacccttCTCTCCGTCTGCCACGAATCCCGCCAGGAATCCCTCCGCTCCttggtcctcctcccccagatAAACACCTACCTCCACCCCGGCACCGACATCCTGTACTACCCCCGTCCTGTCTCTCCGCTAGGCTactccaccccctccccgccagcCGACATCTGTCTGGAGCTCATCGCCAAAGTCGCTGTCGACTATGTCAGCTCAGAAATCAGGAGAGAGTGGGAGGTGTACAACAAATATTCCTTCTTAAAGTCGTTCCCCAATTTGAAGGAGGGGTATCTTGTGATTAATGCACaagagagcagcagcagcagcagcagcagcagcggtggtggtgataggGGGAATAGGGCAATTGAGCTGATTGATCCGAGGGGGGATAAGGAGGAGATTATGGGGATtatggagagggtgagggagagtttTTGTTATGAGCTGCCTGCTCCTTCGccggtcgaggaggatggtgaaggggaaaaggTTGAACGGGAGGAGgtagaggaagaagaaaaggagaagtGGGTCGATGGGAGGATTGAGTATAATGGGCTGGAGCTTGTGCCGAAGGCgatggtttgggggggttgtgctGGAGGTGTGGTTGGAGTTTGCGGGTGA